From a region of the Alosa sapidissima isolate fAloSap1 chromosome 9, fAloSap1.pri, whole genome shotgun sequence genome:
- the slx4 gene encoding LOW QUALITY PROTEIN: structure-specific endonuclease subunit SLX4 (The sequence of the model RefSeq protein was modified relative to this genomic sequence to represent the inferred CDS: deleted 1 base in 1 codon) translates to MMDDSDLDFSDLCSRLLKRKVRKKAGETGEDKKSGDRDGETQSSSTAPSCSKQRKKSNNHPKKDASSEPLGKVESEPRAVLQAVSVAQTESGTERQSVTQLTSTQKSKVDVKEVVLSRMQRFKRVDPQKLQHADSFPSTVAEPASIRPPSPPVQNKELSLDERLAVRLQKELDKEFEGQAQGKVVNVDQGGLFFCQLCFRDLSAMTPQLRTQHINRCLDQSESQAAPAPAPAAPRPVVPECPICGKGFKSLKSRSTHLKRCSAEMGVPPAVLLQAVQRQASEAVSDSTAGQSVQAGGPKRRLPSDPTQPARKRPKKATQPVDEDTMVALALSRSLLDQEVEMERAKALEVMEVKGAEPQMSVGATLQWKPGAAAGKGRRRRKGAPAGPPPLLLRQDPEEALRRLQERVSLMLLRSRTPSPPPTPTLPPAPCCRPPQRYRRGHAEGESPDPCSSAPLWHKSALPAGSGHATAEFYTAELSAFIQPYASPQRDQSSSTMTPPVKVPPAPPSQPSAAAPTAQAQARSPSPNSPSPSPVLPSQALQDLLALGEKGLNLAAALDQGRSSDAAPQQLSGLTNPVSETHVEANTSSSLSRLASDLSSMVNNPQLSDVQLQVDSGEVLFAHSFMLYARCPLLVEQVHASGFGVQEEGVPAAQRVLLGEVPAGAVLTMLQFLYSAQCPLTPSLAPHVQELAARFDLPELSQECQLYLRKLEQEEGGQAWGDAPAPEPPEGQEEQDNTQAQLHFLELLRSMWSSQDEGEEEGGGQGDGLADGEMSVRVEEQASEGEENRREEHVDEEELEEIYEFVATQRRWGESALTHETESLEEEEEEEEEVEAAEEDVRMFFEMEEEKTSDHGSGEVREPVESRVGESVQGETPAGPGGHLNESPHTEGPSSHHKDGSGDAMETHDECTSEKDDQDGEPHPDDQNGEPHADDQDAEPHPEPVPHTDANLNNSYDHLFSQSWGEYAEPSSAPATQHQSRSKPDPVQIIDLSISPPVPTCEPSFPVPGLSPELTIVRGSQRLRMSSEMTVTRGSQKATVSPELSITHASQRLRLSSKMTVTRGSQRATMSPELTVTHASQRLRMSPELTITQGSQKTTVSPQLMVTHASQRLSMSPELTFSQGSQKATVSREWKDAHASQRLGMSPELREKQGRRVEALPSSSQGQGSSTDQCSKEVELIVLSDSGDDSPTCLSPSPPQPVCTQSPLVLLEDSPLYTCIKDVAKAKDSLSASKTAQPLKDPCDSQSAASDPPPKAHPTPSGPESPCAADSPGVQSLLDGSAEVSWLVPSTPHISNRTRSSSTQTESSMRRTRLFPGSSSSQASSASSSSSVPGHSKAPSLNNISCKEESEEVSVSDQTPTSHQAQAKLEGSRPNLTGDDSPVFLLPKSLPRRFSSAADLTPCESHRGASVDKPSSKKRFGQPVSSTPLHSDSESLVCSHLLSVSPFLSNVGKSQHVQESGTALRGSAPSDGSPERRGYLGFSHLQDVSPSRDREEARASKSRSRQKDSTEGSNPGSSARSKGGSEHRTSGAEEVDMNGVKDNRETESKETGTEEEDEDEDGLPPQQSFSNYDEPAMPFDEPPMAYDDPPMAFEEQPIACDDQAAAFDEPPMALDDSWGFGDCRADLHKPRFSLRLESSGDAGLSSTTPLGAQAPVTTDRTPPAPSPEPRPGTSVLDPKLWDSWEEEEEGAGAALPLSQRLDAVAPAKRVAQLRTPVASKKAGPLVPITPMPHYSDLDTPDLKNKLNRFGVRPLPKRQMVQKLKEIFQYTHQLESSESDDEAPVHGYRPRPVPPPARSCAQSLNFKEPRAPPAVSPRKMQLSLDAQEPLSLSQSSNASSTDASQDSERSNPELLVSDDGDSSSDSEGPVTASQAVSRHTNKLKAVRRFILSDPELHSQVLQYRPLVLSQLQERLKAAGIRLGAAKLLDFLDAQCITFTTAKPGQKAPSRRRRKKPATAGAKGTRAAAEGGARGRGGRKRGGGARAPD, encoded by the exons AGCTTTCGCTGGATGAGAGGCTGGCCGTCCGGCTTCAGAAGGAGCTCGACAAGGAGTTTGAGGGCCAGGCTCAGGGGAAGGTGGTGAATGTTGACCAGGGAGGATTGTTCTTCTGCCAGCTGTGCTTCAGAGACTTGTCAGCCATGACCCCCCAGCTGCGCACACAACACATCAACAG GTGTCTAGATCAGAGTGAGAGCCAAGCGGCTCCGGCTCCTGCTCCAGCGGCCCCTCGGCCTGTGGTCCCGGAGTGCCCCATCTGTGGGAAGGGCTTCAAGTCGCTCAAGAGTCGCTCCACCCATCTGAAGCGCTGCTCAGCCGAAATGGGCGTGCCTCCAGCGGTCCTTTTGCAAGCTGTGCAGAGACAGGCCAGTGAGGCTGTGAGTGACAGCACAGCCGGCCAATC TGTCCAAGCTGGAGGTCCGAAGAGGAGACTCCCCTCAGATCCCACCCAGCCTGCCAGGAAGAGGCCCAAGAAGGCGACCCAGCCTGTGGACGAGGACACTATGGTGGCCCTGGCCCTCTCCCGCTCTCTGTTGGATCAGGAAGTGGAGATGGAAAGGGCAAAGGCCCTTGAGGTCATGGAGGTCAAAGGAGCTGAACCTCAGATGTCTGTTGGCGCAACATTGCAGTGGAAGCCAGGAGCAG CTGCAGGCAAAGGGAGGAGACGCAGGAAGGGAGCTCCCGCTGGTCCTCCTCCGCTGCTCCTCAGGCAGGACCCCGAGGAGGCCCTGCGGCGCCTGCAGGAGCGCGTCTCCCTCATGCTGCTGCGCTCCcgcaccccctcccctccgccCACCCCCACGCTGCCCCCC GCTCCCTGCTGCCGCCCCCCGCAACGCTACCGCAGGGGACACGCGGAGGGGGAGAGCCCTGACCCCTGCTCCTCTGCCCCGCTGTGGCACAAGAGTGCCCTGCCGGCCGGCTCCGGCCACGCCACCGCAGAGTTCTACACGGCCGAACTGAGTGCCTTCATCCAGCCCTACGCCAGCCCACAG AGAGACCAATCATCATCCACCATGACGCCCCCAGTGAAGGTCCCGCCAGCGCCCCCCTCTCAGCCCTCCGCTGCCGCCCCCACTGCCCAGGCCCAGGCCCGTTCCCCTTCACCCAACTCCCCCAGCCCGTCCCCCGTGCTGCCCAGCCAGGCGCTGCAGGACCTGTTGGCGCTGGGGGAGAAGGGCCTGAACCTCGCTGCTGCTCTAGATCAGG GCCGATCTTCTGACGCTGCTCCACAGCAGCTGAGTGGCCTCACCAACCCAGTTTCTGAAACCCACGTGGAGGCCAACACCTCG tcatctCTAAGCAGGCTGGCCTCAGACCTGAGCTCCATGGTGAATAACCCACAACTGAGTGATGTACAGCTGCAGGTGGACAGCGGTGAGGTCCTCTTCGCCCACTCCTTCATGCTCTATGCACGCTGCCCTCTGCTGGTCGAACAG GTGCACGCCAGTGGCTTTGGTGTGCAGGAGGAGGGGGTGCCAGCTGCCCAGAGAGTCCTGCTGGGGGAGGTGCCCGCCGGGGCCGTGCTCACCATGCTCCAGTTCCTCTACAGCGCTCAGTGCCCGCTCACGCCCAGCCTGGCACCACACGTCCAGGAGCTGGCAGCCAG GTTCGACCTGCCGGAACTGTCGCAGGAGTGCCAGCTGTACCTCCGGAagctggagcaggaggaggggggccAGGCCTGGGGAGATGCCCCAGCTCCAGAGCCCCCGGAGGGGCAGGAAGAGCAGGACAACACCCAGGCCCAGCTGCACTTCCTGGAGCTCCTTCGCTCCATGTGGAGCTCGCAGgatgagggggaggaggagggaggaggacagGGAGACGGACTGGCCGACGGAGAGATGAGCGTCAGGGTGGAGGAGCAGGCgagcgagggagaggagaacagacgTGAGGAGCATGTGGacgaggaggagctggaggagatctACGAGTTTGTGGCTACGCAGAGGAGATGGGGAGAGTCAGCCCTGACACACGAGACTGAGagcctggaggaggaggaggaggaggaggaggaagtggaggcAGCTGAGGAGGATGTCAGAATGTTCTTTGaaatggaggaagagaaaacaAGTGATCATGGATCAGGGGAAGTGAGGGAGCCAGTTGAAAGCAGAGTTGGTGAATCAGTACAAGGAGAGACCCCCGCTGGACCAGGCGGCCATCTCAACGAGTCTCCTCACACAGAAGGGCCCAGTTCTCATCACAAGGATGGCTCTGGTGATGCTATGGAAACCCACGATGAGTGTACAAGTGAGAAGGACGATCAAGATGGCGAACCACATCCAGACGATCAAAATGGCGAACCACATGCAGACGATCAAGATGCCGAACCGCACCCGGAACCTGTGCCACATACAGATGCTAACTTGAACAACAGCTATGACCACCTCTTCTCCCAGTCGTGGGGGGAATATGCTGAACCATCTTCTGCCCCAGCCACCCAGCACCAGTCCAGGTCAAAGCCTGACCCTGTGCAGATCATTGACCTCTCCATCAGTCCACCTGTACCTACCTGTGAGCCCTCATTTCCTGTGCCAGGCCTCTCCCCAGAGCTGACCATTGTACGGGGTAGTCAAAGGCTTAGAATGTCCTCGGAGATGACCGTTACACGAGGAAGTCAAAAAGCTACAGTTTCTCCAGAGCTGTCCATTACACATGCAAGTCAAAGGCTTAGATTGTCCTCAAAGATGACAGTTACACGAGGAAGTCAAAGAGCAACAATGTCTCCAGAGTTGACAGTTACACATGCGAGTCAAAGGCTTAGAATGTCCCCAGAGTTGACCATTACACAAGGAAGTCAAAAGACTACAGTGTCTCCACAGTTGATGGTTACACATGCGAGTCAAAGGCTTAGTATGTCCCCTGAGTTGACATTTTCACAAGGAAGCCAAAAGGCTACAGTGTCTCGAGAGTGGAAAGATGCACATGCAAGTCAAAGACTTGGAATGTCCCCTGAGTTGAGAGAGAAGCAAGGCCGTCGAGTTGAGGCACTGCCCTCCAGCAGTCAGGGTCAGGGCAGTTCTACTGACCAGTGCTCTAAAGAGGTCGAGCTCATAGTGCTGTCGGACTCGGGTGATGACTCCCCAACGTGtttgtctccctctccacctcagcCCGTGTGCACCCAGTCACCCCTTGTTCTTCTAGAAGATTCCCCACTCTATACCTGCATAAAGGATGTAGCAAAAGCCAAAGACTCCCTCTCCGCCAGCAAAACGGCACAACCTTTGAAAGATCCATGTGATTCTCAGTCTGCAGCCTCAGACCCCCCTCCTAAGGCCCATCCAACCCCCTCAGGCCCTGAGTCTCCCTGCGCTGCAGATTCTCCAGGAGTCCAGAGCCTGCTGGATGGCTCGGCCGAGGTGTCCTGGCTGGTCCCGTCCACCCCACACATCTCCAACCGGACACGGAGCAGCTCCACCCAGACGGAAAGCAGTATGCGTCGCACTCGTCTCTTCCCTGGATCTTCATCATCACAGGCATCATCAGCGTCCTCCTCTTCATCAGTTCCTGGCCATTCTAAAGCTCCATCTCTCAATAATATCTCCTGTAAGGAGGAGTCAGAAGAAGTCTCAGTCTCTGATCAAACACCTACCTCACACCAAGCCCAAGCTAAGCTCGAGGGAAGCAGACCAAACCTCACTGGAGATGACTCTCCAGTCTTCCTACTTCCAAAGTCCCTCCCTAGGCGGTTCAGCTCGGCTGCTGACCTCACCCCTTGCGAATCACACAGAGGAGCGTCCGTGGACAAACCGTCCTCCAAGAAGAGGTTCGGCCAGCCCGTCAGCAGCACCCCTCTGCACTCCGACTCCGAGTCCCTCGtgtgctcccatctcctctccgtCTCGCCGTTCTTGAGCAACGTGGGGAAGAGCCAGCACGTCCAGGAGAGCGGGACCGCTCTCAGAGGCAGTGCGCCATCGGATGGCAGtccagagaggagaggctacCTGGGCTTTTCCCATCTCCAAGATGTCAGCCCCTCCAGGGATCGAGAGGAGGCACGCGCTAGCAAGTCCAGGAGTCGGCAGAAGGATTCCACGGAAGGCAGTAACCCAGGCAGCTCTGCAAGAAGTAAAGGAGGATCTGAACACCGTACATCTGGTGCAGAAGAGGTTGATATGAACGGGGTCAAAGACAACAGGGAGACGGAGAGCAAAGAGACAGggacggaggaggaggatgaggacgaAGATGGGTTACCACCTCAACAGAGCTTCAGCAACTACGACGAGCCAGCCATGCCGTTTGATGAGCCCCCGATGGCTTATGATGACCCTCCAATGGCCTTCGAGGAACAACCCATTGCTTGTGATGACCAAGCAGCGGCCTTCGACGAGCCCCCGATGGCCTTAGACGACTCTTGGGGTTTTGGGGACTGCAGGGCCGATCTCCACAAACCACGTTTCAGCCTGCGCTTGGAGAGCAGTGGGGACGCCGGCCTCAGCTCCACCACTCCGCTCGGGGCACAGGCGCCGGTCACCACGGACCGGACACCCCCTGCCCCTTCACCAGAGCCCCGGCCTGGCACCAGTGTCCTGGACCCTAAGCTGTGGGACagctgggaggaggaggaggagggagcaggtgctgctcttcctctctctcagagGCTGGACGCCGTTGCCCCGGCTAAGAGGGTGGCTCAGCTCAGGACTCCAG TGGCCTCTAAGAAGGCAGGCCCACTGGTGCCCATCACCCCAATGCCCCATTACTCAGACTTGGACACGCCAGACCTAAAGAACAAACTCAACAG GTTTGGAGTGCGTCCCCTCCCCAAGCGGCAGATGGTGCAGAAGCTGAAGGAGATCTTCCAGTACACCCACCAGCTGGAGAGCTCCGAGTCCGATGACGAGGCGCCGGTACACGGCTACAGGCCTCGGCCTGTCCCCCCTCCTGCCCGCTCCTGTGCCCAGTCACTCAACTTCAAGGAGCCCAGGGCGCCCCCTGCTGTCTCCCCCAGGAAAATGCAGCTCAGCCTGGATGCCCAGGAGCCCTTGTCCCTCTCGCAGAGCTCCAACGCTTCCTCCACAGACGCGAGTCAGGACTCTGAGAG GTCCAACCCTGAGCTCCTTGTGAGCGACGACGGCGACTCCTCCTCGGACAGCGAGGGCCCGGTGACGGCCTCGCAGGCGGTGTCGCGGCACACCAACAAGCTCAAGGCCGTGCGGCGCTTCATCTTGTCCGACCCAGAGCTGCACAGCCAGGTGCTACAGTACCGGCCGCTGGTGCTGTCGCAGCTGCAGGAGCGCCTCAAGGCCGCGGGCATCCGCCTGGGCGCCGCCAAGCTGCTGGACTTCCTGGACGCCCAGTGCATCACCTTCACCACGGCCAAGCCGGGCCAGAAGGCCCCCTCccgcaggaggaggaagaagccGGCGACGGCAGGGGCCAAGGGCACCAGAGCGGCGGCTGAAGGAGGTgcgagggggagaggggggaggaagaggggtgGAGGGGCCAGAGCCCCAGACTGA